In the genome of Tannockella kyphosi, one region contains:
- the cpaB gene encoding Flp pilus assembly protein CpaB, with protein sequence MKLIRNRLFLATICVVLSALCVYSFLQSNTSEDVTAYKLNTNISQGTQITDEMLTSVTIGTKGMDNVVLDENEIIGSYAATDLANGQIIIDTLLVDTQADVIQGFDKLEDGKIAFTISSSSLASSVANKLQSGDIVSVYVNTNGVSTQPILLKYVEVLYVSTSTGADKTETDEESISVITLIVNEEQALLLNEYEYTSNLHLALISRGDETLKQEYLTAQELLQEEYIPAEQTEDDVTDSEEDVLTHEITE encoded by the coding sequence ATGAAACTAATTAGAAACAGACTATTTTTAGCTACCATTTGTGTAGTATTATCAGCACTTTGTGTTTATTCATTTTTACAATCCAACACATCGGAGGATGTAACAGCATATAAACTCAATACAAATATTAGTCAAGGAACACAAATTACCGATGAAATGCTTACTTCAGTAACTATTGGTACAAAAGGCATGGATAATGTTGTGTTAGATGAAAATGAGATTATTGGAAGTTATGCAGCTACTGATTTAGCTAATGGTCAAATAATCATTGATACTCTACTTGTGGATACGCAAGCTGATGTTATTCAAGGTTTTGATAAATTGGAAGATGGAAAAATTGCTTTTACTATTTCTTCTAGTTCTCTTGCAAGTAGTGTGGCAAATAAACTTCAATCGGGAGATATTGTTTCCGTCTATGTCAACACAAACGGAGTATCCACTCAACCAATCTTGCTAAAATACGTAGAGGTACTTTATGTTAGCACTTCAACTGGGGCAGATAAAACAGAAACAGATGAAGAATCTATTTCCGTTATTACTCTTATTGTAAATGAAGAACAAGCCTTGCTTTTAAATGAATATGAATATACAAGTAATTTGCATCTTGCTCTTATCTCTCGTGGTGATGAAACTCTAAAACAAGAATATTTAACTGCACAAGAACTTTTACAAGAAGAATATATCCCTGCTGAACAAACTGAGGACGATGTGACAGACAGCGAAGAAGATGTACTCACTCATGAAATCACAGAATAA
- a CDS encoding ATPase, T2SS/T4P/T4SS family, translated as MTYKQVAPNPDYFPLLEKVRLAVNENYWQLNAEKNTTESRQLVLAFYRNYLKSNHIQLDGYTSKELIRKLYNDTHEYSILTDALKDDTVEGIHVNAWNCIILQFRDGHFEHISGFENPEHSIDVIRRLIQEKGKVLDESMPIAETSIGSNIRITTVKSPIVDEYVGVACYIRKLSKQVFQIERYVDGGFALKQEIDMLSTFMKRGVSVLVVGKVNTGKTTFLSYLLSTLSDTTKVVTIENSAREMDLTKVKDGEVVNNVVHMLTRESKIESLDIKQEDLVVISLRLNPDYISVAEMRDSEASAAVEASRSGHPIISTTHAGSPREAHKRIADLARKGNHTDYPTALMQAQEAFPVVVFLHMLEDNSRRVMGITECFVDEENKAHYNPLWKFEIEENTVNDNGVVIKGEHRQVGTCSSHLIDKMKMYGISQAEIDELGGM; from the coding sequence ATGACGTATAAACAAGTAGCTCCTAACCCCGACTACTTTCCACTTCTTGAAAAGGTGCGTCTTGCTGTAAATGAGAACTACTGGCAATTAAACGCAGAAAAAAACACAACGGAAAGCAGGCAACTTGTACTTGCCTTTTATCGTAACTATTTGAAATCTAATCACATTCAACTAGATGGATATACCAGTAAAGAGTTAATTAGAAAGCTTTATAACGATACCCACGAATATTCTATCCTAACCGATGCTCTAAAAGATGATACTGTAGAGGGTATTCATGTAAATGCTTGGAATTGTATTATCTTACAATTTCGTGATGGACATTTTGAACACATTAGTGGATTTGAAAATCCCGAACACAGCATTGATGTGATCCGTAGACTTATTCAAGAAAAAGGAAAAGTGCTTGATGAAAGTATGCCAATCGCTGAAACTTCTATCGGCTCAAATATTCGTATCACGACTGTAAAATCACCGATTGTTGATGAATATGTTGGTGTTGCTTGCTATATTCGTAAACTATCAAAACAAGTCTTTCAAATTGAACGATATGTAGATGGTGGTTTTGCCTTAAAGCAAGAAATTGATATGCTCTCTACTTTTATGAAACGAGGAGTATCGGTACTTGTGGTAGGAAAAGTAAATACTGGGAAAACAACTTTCCTCTCCTATTTGCTTTCAACACTATCTGATACAACAAAAGTTGTAACCATTGAAAACTCAGCTCGTGAAATGGACTTAACCAAAGTAAAAGATGGCGAAGTGGTCAATAACGTGGTGCATATGTTGACAAGGGAAAGCAAAATCGAAAGTTTAGATATTAAGCAAGAAGATTTAGTGGTTATTTCCCTTAGACTTAATCCCGACTATATTTCCGTTGCAGAAATGCGTGATAGTGAAGCCAGTGCAGCTGTGGAAGCCAGTCGTTCGGGACACCCGATTATCTCCACTACTCATGCAGGCTCACCAAGAGAAGCTCACAAACGTATTGCAGACCTTGCTAGAAAAGGAAACCATACCGATTATCCAACAGCTTTAATGCAGGCACAAGAAGCCTTTCCCGTTGTTGTATTTCTTCATATGCTTGAGGATAATTCTCGTAGAGTAATGGGAATTACAGAATGCTTTGTTGATGAAGAAAATAAGGCTCATTATAACCCACTTTGGAAATTTGAAATTGAAGAAAATACAGTCAATGATAATGGTGTGGTAATTAAAGGCGAACATAGACAAGTTGGTACTTGCTCTAGTCATTTGATTGATAAGATGAAAATGTATGGTATCAGTCAAGCTGAAATTGATGAATTAGGAGGTATGTGA
- a CDS encoding DUF4320 family protein, whose translation MRKILRNNNGFSELVCSLVGLMVITCMLVISITFIKVVNHQVALNEFGNQYILTVCDYGTTSSTEVDDRFEQLEESLLISPDVSYSTTYLTGSKVQYGELITITLKSEMEINLLGFDRTLEFEITKTGRSKYYWK comes from the coding sequence ATGCGAAAAATACTAAGAAATAATAATGGATTTTCTGAACTGGTTTGCTCCCTTGTAGGGTTAATGGTAATTACTTGTATGCTTGTTATTTCTATCACCTTTATCAAGGTGGTAAATCATCAAGTCGCACTCAACGAATTTGGCAATCAGTACATTTTAACAGTCTGTGATTATGGAACAACCAGTAGCACAGAGGTAGATGACCGCTTTGAACAACTGGAAGAAAGTTTGCTTATTTCTCCCGATGTTTCTTACTCCACCACTTACCTTACTGGCTCGAAAGTACAATACGGAGAACTGATTACAATTACATTAAAGTCAGAAATGGAAATCAATCTATTAGGCTTTGACCGAACATTAGAATTTGAAATCACAAAAACTGGTCGTTCAAAATATTATTGGAAGTAG
- a CDS encoding TnpV protein, which yields MEQSIFEKLGGTYIKVGDYYVPNLGQFNENKSDTDDRPLGKYGMLYETFLKEHRTPLYHHLLLNGTLHSHLRDVNEQSQYLLDTLLPQYKEKQGVTEELKATNQLEWVGRVNNIIAQIEEIIFTEIIYL from the coding sequence ATGGAACAAAGTATATTTGAAAAATTAGGTGGTACTTACATCAAAGTTGGCGATTATTATGTGCCGAATTTAGGACAGTTCAATGAAAATAAAAGCGATACAGATGATAGACCTTTAGGTAAATATGGTATGCTTTACGAAACATTTTTGAAAGAACATAGAACACCCCTATATCATCATCTATTATTAAATGGCACACTCCACTCACACTTGCGTGATGTCAATGAGCAATCACAATACTTATTAGATACACTACTACCCCAGTACAAAGAAAAGCAAGGTGTAACAGAAGAACTCAAAGCCACCAATCAGCTTGAATGGGTAGGCAGAGTAAATAATATCATAGCACAGATTGAAGAAATCATTTTTACTGAAATCATCTATCTGTAA
- a CDS encoding A24 family peptidase produces the protein MLLKIKRKLKDINGGISVPVIFPLIALLLVTILHLTFFSIGNETFLSWNLVKAMLFITILVFASISDLKTMTVSDKYTFMLLGVGLVGVTLDSLVGASICFISFFLVAMLTNLGGADVKIAGACGFVLGALPSLIALLIGLSLSVIVEIAVTLIKREPIKRHYPLVPYITIGCIAVTIMKGINLL, from the coding sequence ATGTTACTTAAAATCAAACGTAAATTAAAGGATATAAATGGTGGCATATCAGTCCCCGTTATATTTCCACTTATTGCTCTTTTATTAGTGACAATCCTACACCTTACATTTTTCTCGATAGGAAACGAAACTTTCTTATCTTGGAATTTAGTAAAAGCAATGTTATTTATTACCATACTTGTATTTGCATCTATTAGCGATCTAAAAACAATGACAGTATCAGATAAATACACGTTCATGTTACTTGGAGTGGGACTAGTTGGTGTAACTCTCGATAGCTTAGTAGGAGCTAGTATCTGTTTTATCTCATTTTTCTTAGTGGCTATGCTGACTAATCTAGGTGGAGCAGATGTAAAAATCGCAGGAGCTTGTGGCTTTGTACTTGGTGCATTACCAAGTTTAATCGCCTTGCTCATTGGACTATCCCTATCAGTAATTGTAGAAATTGCAGTTACACTAATTAAAAGAGAACCTATCAAAAGGCACTATCCACTTGTGCCTTACATTACAATCGGCTGTATTGCCGTAACCATTATGAAAGGAATTAACCTATTATGA
- a CDS encoding InlB B-repeat-containing protein, with protein MLMIFTTSINAFAISWNGSSDGGGGGGSSATTPGYSITYTNYNNVAGYRFSVIDASGNTVSKVIDVYRSGYSTYMSSYQKFSTKYNKAQLIAKQNSSFSITSNTTNCFNESSFSISLPDPDGMASWAKTDANLNAILRELGFSNGVDSLSYGYKVIVEPLQLVRIETVRCVLTLTEIALYGKHLLGASSNGGSSSNSGTWGFIANYTNMHFANWLYTPDGMGVWGNASYLSSKATFYTIINSGYGVGVAYDVATRQEYTVTYNANGGSNAPSSQTKYEDVSLTLRTATPTRTGYTFKGWGTYATDTSVNYSAGGTYTSNSNITLYAIWERNSYTVSYNANGGSNAPSSQTKYYGINLTLRTAIPTRTGYTFSGWGTYATDTSVNYSAGGTYTSNSGITLYAIWTPNYYTQTINFYKYNPLTDDWIYYTTKTTSAKYGTTFTPTTTGVTTPTGHYFGGFSVSSWTVTGAKTIKGYYYPNEYTVSYNANGGSNAPNPQTKYYGYNLTLSSQIPTRTGYDFAGWGTYATDTTVNYSAGGTYSSNSSTTLYAIWTPNVDIYPEYIVPNSSYRQGTDIIVSYDIVNDGVFSFTPSDPLEVTLTVSSTNDAGVTTQILNTSEDVIVPSYNENLVYFKVSVPSDSRYLTFKINVSSSVEEYDYANNTSTKVVSVTSVVDSQTEDTTFESSPTGFTVPSSTASTPTLGETAVSSATWQVWEWSNNAFVLNTYGVTYSPTISVTADTVVQTETVSGSITTMKSGYGIMFEATTGISSYGSYLMPSSDAYTSAQNGALFLPEYQYSSAINSYRTLGLISNILTLEQNSNALNSNGSSAYRRVHFTPIYYPDGMYVLKSYIYDVWTPAGMISATTTTSQIKIDGNIYDDWFYTTIQ; from the coding sequence ATGCTAATGATTTTTACAACTAGCATTAACGCCTTTGCTATTTCTTGGAATGGTAGCTCAGATGGTGGTGGAGGTGGTGGATCATCAGCGACTACACCGGGTTATTCCATTACTTATACGAATTACAATAACGTGGCAGGTTATCGCTTTTCAGTTATAGATGCAAGTGGTAATACTGTTTCAAAAGTAATTGATGTTTACCGAAGTGGTTATTCAACCTACATGAGTTCCTATCAGAAGTTTAGTACCAAGTACAATAAAGCACAACTTATAGCAAAGCAAAATAGCAGTTTTTCCATTACTTCTAATACCACTAACTGCTTTAATGAGTCTAGCTTTAGTATTTCACTACCCGATCCCGATGGTATGGCAAGTTGGGCAAAAACAGATGCAAACTTAAATGCTATTTTACGAGAACTTGGATTTTCAAATGGTGTAGATAGTTTATCCTATGGTTACAAGGTAATTGTAGAGCCTTTACAACTTGTCCGTATAGAAACTGTTCGATGTGTTTTAACATTAACTGAAATTGCCCTTTATGGGAAACATTTGTTAGGTGCATCAAGTAATGGCGGCTCAAGTAGTAATAGTGGTACATGGGGATTTATTGCAAATTATACTAATATGCACTTTGCAAACTGGTTATACACTCCCGATGGAATGGGTGTTTGGGGTAATGCAAGTTATTTAAGTAGCAAAGCTACATTTTATACGATTATTAATTCGGGATATGGTGTAGGTGTTGCCTATGACGTGGCTACAAGGCAAGAATATACGGTTACTTACAATGCCAATGGTGGTAGTAATGCCCCGAGTTCTCAAACCAAATACGAAGATGTTAGCTTAACACTTAGAACAGCAACTCCCACACGAACGGGTTATACCTTTAAAGGTTGGGGAACGTACGCAACAGATACTTCTGTAAATTATAGTGCAGGTGGAACATACACCTCAAACAGCAACATTACTTTATATGCTATATGGGAACGAAACTCCTACACAGTCAGTTATAATGCCAATGGTGGTAGTAATGCCCCGAGTTCTCAGACGAAGTATTATGGAATAAACCTCACCTTGAGGACAGCAATACCTACACGAACGGGATACACATTTAGTGGTTGGGGAACGTATGCAACCGATACTTCTGTAAATTATAGTGCAGGTGGAACGTATACTTCCAATAGTGGAATTACCCTCTATGCGATATGGACACCGAACTATTACACGCAGACCATAAACTTTTATAAGTATAATCCACTTACCGATGATTGGATCTACTACACGACTAAAACCACATCAGCAAAGTATGGGACAACATTTACTCCAACTACCACTGGCGTAACAACACCAACGGGACATTATTTTGGTGGATTTTCCGTTAGTTCGTGGACTGTAACGGGAGCAAAAACGATAAAGGGATATTATTATCCCAATGAGTACACCGTTAGTTACAACGCAAACGGAGGTAGCAATGCTCCAAATCCTCAAACTAAATACTATGGTTATAACTTAACTTTGAGTAGTCAAATACCAACTCGAACGGGTTATGATTTTGCAGGTTGGGGAACATACGCAACCGATACTACTGTGAATTATAGTGCAGGTGGAACATATAGCTCCAATAGTAGCACTACCCTCTATGCGATATGGACACCGAATGTAGATATTTATCCCGAATATATCGTGCCAAACTCCAGTTATAGGCAAGGAACTGATATTATTGTCAGCTATGACATTGTAAATGACGGAGTATTTAGCTTTACACCAAGCGATCCTCTTGAAGTAACTCTTACAGTAAGCTCGACCAATGATGCAGGAGTAACAACACAGATTTTAAATACTTCTGAAGATGTAATTGTCCCGAGTTATAACGAAAATCTTGTGTATTTCAAGGTAAGTGTCCCGAGTGACAGTCGTTATCTCACGTTTAAAATAAATGTTTCTTCCAGTGTAGAAGAATACGATTATGCAAATAACACTTCTACAAAAGTCGTTTCCGTTACTTCGGTGGTAGACTCACAAACAGAAGATACCACTTTTGAAAGTTCACCAACTGGATTTACTGTACCAAGCTCCACAGCTAGTACACCTACTTTGGGTGAAACAGCAGTAAGTAGTGCAACGTGGCAAGTATGGGAATGGAGCAATAACGCATTCGTGCTTAACACTTATGGAGTTACTTATTCTCCTACAATATCTGTAACAGCTGACACAGTAGTTCAGACCGAAACAGTAAGTGGTAGCATTACTACCATGAAATCGGGATACGGAATTATGTTTGAAGCAACAACGGGCATATCTTCTTACGGAAGTTATTTAATGCCAAGTAGTGATGCCTATACATCAGCTCAAAATGGAGCATTATTTTTACCCGAATATCAGTATTCTAGTGCAATCAATAGTTATCGCACATTAGGACTGATTAGCAATATATTGACACTTGAACAAAACAGTAATGCTCTAAATAGTAATGGATCAAGTGCATATCGAAGGGTACATTTTACACCGATTTATTATCCCGATGGAATGTATGTATTAAAATCTTACATTTATGATGTTTGGACACCGGCAGGCATGATTAGTGCCACCACCACAACAAGCCAAATCAAGATAGATGGAAATATCTATGATGATTGGTTTTACACAACTATTCAATAA
- a CDS encoding type II secretion system F family protein, translated as MNIILILLGAITLYSLLAILLKVPSFQTSKAFKQDTEKSGLLTDLIDKMTQKLAPHLKLTIVKQNKVEKLLAVASSSKSPEEFVARSYVVALLPLGLIFILVFINPLFCVLPFIISLYLYRREYNLLSEAGEKRQRNIETETLKFVMYMANALKTEKNIMNCIESYKMNFNTPLTEELTVTVAEMKIGNYEKALKNMEMRNNSSSISRLTRGLLSAMKGDEMTLYFENLGYELSNEWEQSLKRQALLKKPQINRLSYIMFAVSIVTVFAILATALTSSTMLFGGM; from the coding sequence ATGAATATTATTTTAATATTGCTAGGAGCGATTACTCTGTATAGCTTACTGGCTATTTTATTAAAAGTGCCAAGTTTTCAAACAAGCAAGGCATTTAAACAAGATACAGAGAAAAGTGGACTTCTTACGGATCTGATTGATAAGATGACACAGAAACTTGCTCCACACTTAAAGCTAACCATTGTAAAACAGAATAAAGTAGAAAAGCTACTTGCAGTTGCTAGTAGTTCCAAAAGTCCCGAAGAATTTGTTGCACGAAGTTACGTTGTAGCATTACTCCCTTTAGGACTTATTTTTATTCTCGTATTTATCAACCCTTTGTTTTGCGTATTGCCTTTCATTATCTCCCTTTACCTATATAGACGAGAATACAATTTACTAAGTGAAGCAGGAGAAAAAAGACAGCGAAACATTGAAACAGAAACACTCAAATTCGTCATGTACATGGCAAATGCCCTAAAGACAGAGAAAAACATTATGAACTGTATCGAAAGCTACAAGATGAATTTTAACACTCCACTTACAGAAGAACTGACAGTAACAGTTGCTGAAATGAAAATCGGAAACTATGAGAAAGCCTTGAAAAATATGGAAATGCGTAACAATTCTTCTAGTATATCAAGACTTACTCGTGGATTGCTCTCTGCTATGAAAGGTGATGAAATGACCTTGTACTTTGAGAACTTAGGCTATGAACTTTCTAACGAATGGGAGCAAAGTCTAAAAAGGCAAGCATTATTGAAAAAACCACAAATTAATAGGCTAAGTTACATCATGTTCGCAGTATCTATCGTAACAGTATTTGCTATTCTTGCCACAGCGTTGACTTCTTCAACCATGTTGTTTGGAGGGATGTAA
- a CDS encoding recombinase family protein — MAKSSNIKVTALYTRLSRDDELQGESNSITNQKAYLEEFAKQNGFNRIVHFSDDGYSGVDFNRPAFKQMIAEVEKGNVAQIICKDLSRFGRNYLKVGFYTEIMFPEKDVRFIAINNGVDSSKQESNDFTPFLNIMNEWYSKDTSNKIRAVFKARMKEGKRCSGAIPYGFYRKADDKNTLYVDEEAAKVVKQIFQMITEGYGVNHIARTLSENKVLIPSAYAELNHPSDCRSNSYQDPYKWSSTAVSYILQKREYMGHTVLGKTICENFKTKKRRKATEDELIIFENTHPAIVSEETWHNAQRLKRKVRRTVRNKPLSHLLSGVLYCADCGARMTYRSPEANHRKDGKTYDSDSAFVCGDYRNLHRNCTIHFTKSSAIETLIKTAISNVSTYVLTDKKEFIERVKLLSDTHHEEQTKSDKKELATAKKRIAELDLLVKKLYEGNAIGKIPDNHFERLLADYDDEHQALTNRIAEIETVVNEIASQTVKTDKFIALVKKYKDFDELTPTILNEFIEKIIVHEATGGRTRLRQQQIDIYFNFIGKFELPQVELSEEELVAQAKERERIVKDIETNRREAKVQKERKKAKLLEEAKQKLDKGA; from the coding sequence GTGGCAAAATCAAGCAATATCAAGGTTACAGCATTGTATACTCGTCTATCTCGTGATGATGAACTGCAAGGCGAAAGTAACTCTATTACCAACCAAAAGGCATATTTAGAAGAATTTGCAAAGCAAAACGGATTTAATCGCATAGTCCATTTCAGTGATGATGGTTATTCGGGAGTTGACTTTAACCGACCTGCGTTTAAGCAGATGATTGCAGAGGTCGAGAAAGGCAATGTGGCACAAATAATTTGTAAAGACCTATCTCGTTTCGGAAGAAATTATCTAAAAGTAGGCTTTTACACCGAGATAATGTTCCCTGAAAAAGATGTACGATTTATCGCTATCAACAATGGAGTAGATAGCAGTAAGCAAGAAAGCAATGATTTTACACCTTTTTTGAACATAATGAATGAATGGTACAGCAAGGATACAAGCAACAAGATTAGAGCAGTATTTAAGGCTCGTATGAAAGAGGGCAAGCGTTGTAGTGGTGCTATTCCGTATGGCTTTTATCGTAAGGCAGACGATAAAAATACCCTTTATGTTGATGAAGAAGCTGCAAAGGTGGTAAAACAGATATTTCAGATGATAACAGAGGGATATGGAGTTAATCACATAGCAAGAACATTGAGCGAAAATAAAGTGCTTATTCCATCAGCTTACGCAGAACTGAACCATCCTAGTGATTGCCGAAGTAATAGCTATCAAGACCCTTACAAATGGTCGTCTACTGCTGTCAGCTACATTCTTCAAAAGAGAGAATATATGGGGCATACAGTGTTAGGTAAGACAATTTGTGAGAACTTCAAAACAAAAAAACGCAGAAAAGCCACCGAAGATGAACTAATCATCTTTGAAAATACCCACCCTGCTATTGTGTCAGAAGAAACATGGCACAATGCTCAAAGACTTAAACGCAAAGTTCGTAGAACTGTGAGAAACAAACCACTTTCACACTTGTTATCGGGAGTGCTATATTGTGCAGATTGTGGTGCTAGAATGACATACAGAAGTCCCGAAGCCAATCACAGAAAAGATGGAAAAACATACGACAGCGACAGTGCTTTTGTTTGTGGCGATTACAGAAATTTGCATAGAAATTGCACTATCCATTTTACCAAAAGTTCAGCGATTGAAACTTTAATCAAGACAGCAATTTCAAATGTAAGCACCTATGTTTTAACTGATAAAAAAGAGTTTATAGAGCGAGTAAAACTGTTATCAGATACACACCATGAAGAACAAACCAAGAGTGATAAAAAGGAACTTGCCACAGCCAAAAAGCGAATTGCAGAACTTGATTTGCTTGTGAAGAAACTCTACGAGGGCAATGCCATTGGCAAGATACCAGATAATCATTTTGAAAGGCTACTTGCTGATTATGATGATGAACACCAAGCCTTAACTAATAGAATTGCAGAGATAGAAACAGTTGTAAATGAAATTGCATCGCAGACAGTAAAAACAGATAAGTTCATTGCACTTGTAAAAAAATACAAAGACTTTGATGAACTCACACCCACAATTCTAAATGAATTTATAGAAAAAATTATCGTTCATGAAGCTACTGGTGGACGAACAAGATTAAGACAACAACAGATTGATATTTACTTCAACTTTATTGGTAAATTTGAACTTCCACAAGTGGAACTTAGTGAAGAAGAATTGGTCGCACAAGCTAAAGAGCGAGAAAGAATTGTCAAAGATATTGAAACCAATCGACGAGAAGCGAAGGTGCAAAAAGAACGCAAAAAAGCAAAATTATTAGAAGAAGCAAAACAAAAACTTGATAAAGGAGCATAA
- a CDS encoding type II secretion system F family protein codes for MEMLLLVAFLLFSVAIFLAFGVTTNDVTALFEKKKEDTFKSQMNDKENVLVKFVNDTRDMLSATGQTGKFNFVLILTVVLVVVGAFVAGMLGNLYLVPVFAIACGILPFIYIRFQFISYNKLVIEELVTAMSSVTTSYERTENILMAFKENTEDTREPIRSIFESFVHEMENVNPNYETAIEHMKGRIDNSVWVEWCEALKRCSRNRGIKYVLSPIVTKLSKINVVTGELQNILMDCIKDFWMLIVAALALLYVGVFVLPSGLMIDIPENLSNILIALNFAVALIVSIKATLITREIKFDL; via the coding sequence ATGGAAATGTTATTGCTAGTAGCCTTTCTTCTGTTTTCAGTCGCTATCTTCTTAGCCTTTGGAGTAACTACAAATGATGTAACTGCTCTATTTGAGAAAAAGAAAGAAGACACTTTTAAATCTCAAATGAATGACAAAGAAAATGTTCTTGTTAAATTCGTAAACGATACAAGAGATATGCTGTCAGCCACTGGGCAAACTGGGAAATTCAACTTTGTACTGATACTAACAGTTGTGCTAGTCGTTGTTGGGGCATTTGTTGCAGGTATGTTAGGTAACTTATATCTAGTTCCCGTATTTGCTATTGCTTGTGGTATTCTTCCATTTATCTACATTCGTTTTCAGTTTATCTCATACAACAAGCTCGTGATCGAAGAACTGGTAACAGCAATGTCCAGTGTTACTACTTCTTATGAGCGAACAGAAAATATCCTTATGGCATTTAAGGAAAATACAGAAGATACAAGAGAGCCAATTCGCAGTATCTTTGAGAGTTTTGTGCATGAAATGGAAAACGTCAATCCTAACTATGAAACAGCGATTGAACACATGAAAGGTCGCATTGATAACTCCGTATGGGTGGAATGGTGCGAAGCCTTAAAGCGATGTTCAAGAAACAGAGGTATCAAGTATGTACTATCACCGATTGTAACGAAGTTATCTAAAATCAATGTGGTAACGGGTGAACTACAAAATATTCTTATGGATTGTATCAAAGATTTTTGGATGCTGATTGTAGCTGCACTTGCACTCCTTTATGTGGGTGTGTTCGTGCTACCAAGTGGCTTGATGATTGATATTCCCGAAAATCTAAGTAATATCTTAATCGCCCTTAATTTTGCAGTTGCTTTGATTGTATCTATAAAAGCAACACTCATTACAAGGGAAATCAAATTTGACTTATAG